The following are encoded together in the Pleurocapsa sp. FMAR1 genome:
- a CDS encoding glycoside hydrolase family 10 protein — MKERIAKSFDICANKLVQFSQDRGRQYWLIFLFILALTLVSITPFPGHSQDLSSGKINSTGNQVCQIDKSRELRGVWLTNIDSDVLFEDKKTKDAIALLAASNFNTIYPTVWNWGYTLYPSKISEAATGLALDPNKGLQDRDILAEIVKEGHQHRMSVIPWFEFGFMAPADSELAKRHPQWLTKRQDGSTIWWEGNVHQRVWLNPLRPDVQKFMTDLIVEIVSNYDIDGIQLDDHFGYPSELGYDEYTVKLYQQEHDGKLPPKDPLDPDWVQWRADKITTYVAKLFQEIKSHNPQAIVSVSPNPQEFSLNSFLLDWHKWERKGLIEELIVQVYRDRTASFLRELEQPEILLAKEHIPVGIGILSGLKGRPIFWHKIYQQVNIARRQKFAGISFFFYESLWNLAAESPQRRQAALKNLFRDRAQRPNLSNCQFANSLTQNDVQND; from the coding sequence ATGAAAGAACGCATTGCTAAATCATTTGATATCTGCGCTAATAAACTAGTTCAATTTAGTCAAGATCGAGGTCGCCAGTACTGGTTGATTTTTCTGTTTATTTTGGCTTTAACTCTGGTATCTATCACTCCTTTTCCTGGTCATTCTCAGGATTTATCCAGTGGAAAAATAAATTCGACTGGCAATCAAGTATGTCAAATAGACAAATCGAGGGAACTAAGAGGGGTATGGCTGACAAATATAGATAGTGATGTTTTGTTTGAAGATAAAAAAACTAAAGATGCGATCGCCCTTTTAGCAGCATCAAATTTTAATACTATCTATCCTACAGTCTGGAATTGGGGCTATACTCTTTATCCTTCAAAGATTTCAGAAGCAGCTACAGGTTTGGCACTCGACCCCAATAAAGGACTACAGGATCGAGATATCTTAGCAGAAATCGTTAAAGAGGGACATCAGCACCGAATGAGCGTAATTCCCTGGTTTGAGTTCGGCTTTATGGCTCCTGCTGACTCGGAGTTAGCCAAGCGTCACCCTCAATGGCTAACCAAAAGACAAGACGGCAGCACTATTTGGTGGGAAGGGAACGTACATCAACGAGTATGGCTAAATCCTTTACGTCCTGACGTACAGAAATTTATGACTGATTTAATCGTTGAGATAGTCAGTAACTATGACATTGACGGCATACAGCTAGACGATCACTTTGGCTATCCGTCTGAGTTAGGCTATGACGAATACACCGTCAAGCTTTATCAACAGGAGCATGATGGCAAATTGCCTCCAAAAGATCCTTTAGATCCAGATTGGGTTCAGTGGCGTGCAGACAAAATCACGACTTATGTAGCCAAGCTATTTCAGGAGATCAAAAGCCACAACCCCCAGGCAATTGTATCTGTATCTCCCAACCCCCAAGAATTTTCTCTCAATTCCTTCTTGCTGGACTGGCACAAATGGGAAAGAAAAGGCTTAATTGAAGAACTAATTGTCCAAGTATATCGCGATCGCACTGCTAGTTTTCTCCGAGAATTAGAACAGCCAGAAATACTATTAGCCAAGGAGCATATTCCCGTTGGAATTGGCATTTTATCAGGCTTAAAAGGTCGTCCTATATTCTGGCACAAAATTTACCAGCAGGTTAATATCGCCCGTCGCCAGAAGTTTGCGGGCATATCCTTTTTCTTTTACGAAAGTCTCTGGAATCTTGCAGCAGAATCACCTCAAAGAAGACAAGCTGCTTTAAAAAATTTATTTCGCGATCGAGCCCAGCGACCTAATTTATCTAATTGCCAATTTGCCAATTCTTTGACCCAAAATGATGTGCAGAATGATTAA
- a CDS encoding helix-turn-helix domain-containing protein has product MTVIAPELKRQWKTIAPYLTISNEQEYDEAVERLNVLLEEVGDDESHPLYSLLDTLAILIEAYDNEHSPLPDCKGIDALIYLMEEHSLSQSDLPEIGSQGVVSEIFNDKRKLNVRQIQMLAERFQVSAATFFD; this is encoded by the coding sequence ATGACAGTTATTGCACCAGAATTAAAACGACAATGGAAGACAATCGCGCCTTATTTAACAATTAGCAATGAGCAAGAATACGACGAAGCGGTAGAGAGACTTAACGTTCTGCTTGAGGAAGTAGGGGATGATGAATCTCATCCTCTTTATAGCTTACTGGATACTTTGGCGATATTAATTGAAGCTTATGATAATGAACATTCTCCACTGCCAGACTGCAAGGGAATAGACGCTTTAATTTACCTAATGGAAGAACATTCTTTATCACAATCTGATTTGCCAGAAATAGGTTCTCAGGGAGTTGTTTCAGAAATTTTCAATGACAAACGGAAGTTAAACGTAAGACAGATTCAAATGTTAGCAGAACGATTTCAAGTTTCTGCTGCAACATTTTTTGACTGA
- a CDS encoding Bax inhibitor-1/YccA family protein encodes MSSSSNFKKAMQEVQGQAILGPNVIPNALPYLGGGLVLTALGTYGGLGVIASRPDLFMPTFIGAMIAELVLFFVARGVANQGNNSTALPLLVLYSLLSGYTLSGIVHLALSNSGVGIQGVGIAALGCGVTFIVGRKIGSNLSDKDGLALAQTVRLGVTALLVVLVGQLLLSLFGVYTPSWLEVAISGLGVALFAGVAVVDFYILPRTYKDEQYLPAALSMYLTYINLFVFILRLLLAMNSRD; translated from the coding sequence ATGAGTAGTAGTAGTAATTTTAAAAAAGCAATGCAGGAGGTTCAGGGACAGGCGATCCTCGGACCTAATGTAATTCCCAACGCTTTACCTTATTTAGGTGGCGGTTTGGTGTTAACTGCTTTAGGAACTTATGGCGGTTTAGGCGTAATTGCTTCTCGTCCAGATTTATTCATGCCCACCTTTATTGGGGCAATGATTGCAGAATTAGTTCTTTTCTTTGTGGCTCGTGGAGTGGCAAACCAAGGAAACAACAGTACCGCTTTACCTTTATTAGTTCTTTATAGTCTTCTATCGGGATATACCCTTAGTGGTATTGTTCATCTCGCTCTTAGTAATTCAGGAGTTGGCATTCAGGGTGTAGGAATTGCTGCCCTTGGCTGTGGTGTCACCTTTATAGTCGGGCGCAAAATCGGCTCAAACCTTAGCGATAAAGATGGTTTAGCTCTCGCGCAAACAGTACGTCTCGGTGTTACTGCTTTATTAGTTGTCTTAGTAGGACAATTACTTCTTTCCCTATTCGGTGTTTACACTCCTAGCTGGCTAGAAGTAGCTATTTCTGGTTTAGGTGTAGCTTTGTTTGCAGGTGTGGCTGTGGTAGATTTTTATATCTTACCTCGCACCTATAAAGACGAACAGTATTTACCTGCTGCTTTGTCGATGTATCTTACTTACATCAACCTATTTGTATTTATTCTGCGTCTATTGCTGGCGATGAATAGCCGTGATTAA
- a CDS encoding Crp/Fnr family transcriptional regulator: MDSKLKYLTTEDYNVLLEKAQVATYEQNEVILKEGRLSQQIFLVRKGIVRVERSASGRGVAISFLEPGEIFGEMSFLEEVPASAAVIAQSKVEVCILDKQNLYSLLTSVPGLSERFYQSLAHNLASRLRQTSSLVAHLMRRVRIAPKYEMQRTGQVGQDSIPPELIGETELFKEALYHIEQSIREKKLSETEAQEQINKICNMLLNSLREQIIQEPAMQKAIGTYLFRETFPFYMLSSFFDRAFRKPGDCVSDCYITRLLSQNEPEGDGYLGIYLDRWIRSLPTFLALRNRGGIITDTVKQLAEDWSADDPMPITSLASGSAPEILDLYFQSSPPNAHVTCIDFNHQDLAAAAAVAHKWGFRDNLTFIQDNLFLLAEGYSHIDIPPQQMIYSISMANYLRDRELIRILDWIYDRLLPNGTVILGNFHSANPDRVLLEHILEWHSIYRSAEELEKLFFRSKFRSLPVDIQSDEFGVELFVVCTKTWQDEKPEK, from the coding sequence ATGGACAGCAAACTAAAATATCTAACCACCGAAGATTACAATGTTCTACTGGAAAAAGCTCAAGTTGCCACTTACGAGCAAAATGAGGTGATTCTCAAAGAAGGTCGTTTGTCTCAGCAGATTTTTTTAGTCAGAAAAGGCATAGTTAGAGTTGAAAGATCGGCTTCTGGTAGGGGAGTGGCAATTTCATTTTTAGAGCCAGGAGAGATTTTTGGCGAAATGTCTTTTTTAGAAGAAGTTCCCGCTAGTGCTGCGGTGATTGCTCAAAGCAAAGTGGAAGTTTGTATTTTAGATAAGCAAAATCTCTATTCTCTGCTGACTTCTGTGCCAGGTTTATCAGAACGTTTTTATCAGTCTTTGGCGCACAATCTTGCTAGTCGTTTGCGTCAAACCTCTTCTTTGGTAGCTCATTTGATGCGACGAGTACGCATCGCTCCTAAATATGAGATGCAGCGAACGGGACAGGTTGGTCAAGACAGCATACCTCCTGAATTAATTGGCGAAACAGAATTATTTAAAGAAGCTCTTTATCATATTGAACAGTCTATTCGCGAAAAAAAACTAAGCGAAACGGAAGCTCAAGAACAAATTAATAAAATTTGCAATATGCTGCTCAATTCTTTGAGAGAGCAGATTATTCAAGAGCCAGCTATGCAGAAAGCGATTGGAACTTACTTGTTTCGCGAGACTTTTCCTTTCTATATGCTCAGTAGCTTCTTCGATCGCGCCTTTCGTAAGCCTGGAGATTGTGTCAGCGATTGCTATATCACTAGACTTTTATCTCAAAATGAACCAGAAGGAGATGGATATTTAGGAATTTATTTAGACCGTTGGATTCGTTCATTACCCACTTTTTTAGCTCTGAGAAATCGTGGGGGCATAATTACCGACACCGTTAAACAGTTAGCAGAAGATTGGTCTGCTGACGATCCTATGCCTATCACTAGTTTAGCCAGTGGTTCTGCACCAGAAATATTAGATCTTTATTTCCAAAGTTCACCACCGAATGCTCATGTTACCTGTATAGACTTTAATCACCAAGATTTAGCTGCTGCTGCTGCTGTGGCTCACAAATGGGGCTTTCGGGACAATTTAACTTTTATTCAAGATAATCTCTTTTTATTAGCTGAAGGCTATAGCCATATAGACATTCCACCTCAGCAGATGATCTATAGCATCAGTATGGCAAATTACCTACGCGATCGCGAGTTGATTCGCATTTTAGACTGGATTTACGATCGTCTTTTACCTAACGGTACGGTGATTTTAGGTAACTTCCACTCAGCTAATCCCGATCGCGTTTTGTTAGAACATATTCTTGAATGGCACTCTATTTATCGCTCTGCCGAAGAACTAGAAAAACTGTTTTTTCGTTCTAAATTTCGTTCTTTACCCGTAGATATTCAATCCGACGAATTTGGGGTTGAGTTATTTGTCGTCTGCACCAAAACTTGGCAAGATGAAAAACCAGAGAAATAG
- a CDS encoding HEAT repeat domain-containing protein encodes MTNTPNTSKNGDTLLLDLEETDELLAKINQQLVQGTFDHSDQQLLWQMVECLGDTRGMVRLGYAEALGKVGKPALDLLIDALLDHSNAVVRRAAGKTLTLIEDPKAVPYLIQALLNDEDTVVQASAIGALARIGEASVTPLLEVLAAKESTESNKGHAAWALAFIGAKAKDKLYEVYDSDSPEVRAAVVGAIAKVVEEDRHDAKALNLLVTSLQDPATNVRSEAAAVLGNLKYQPAIPDLRLLLNHAEAETRKSAALSLMKIGDRDSIESLQTALDREKDEGVKKAIALAISLLERQNDEDDW; translated from the coding sequence ATGACTAATACGCCTAACACTTCTAAGAATGGTGATACGCTGCTGCTCGATCTCGAAGAAACAGATGAACTGTTAGCCAAAATAAATCAGCAGCTTGTTCAAGGAACTTTTGACCATAGTGACCAACAGCTTTTGTGGCAAATGGTGGAATGCTTAGGGGATACGCGGGGCATGGTCAGGCTAGGCTATGCAGAGGCTTTAGGAAAAGTAGGCAAACCCGCCCTAGATCTATTGATCGATGCCTTATTAGATCATTCCAATGCAGTGGTTAGAAGAGCAGCAGGAAAAACTTTAACTTTAATTGAAGATCCCAAGGCTGTCCCCTATTTGATTCAGGCACTATTAAATGACGAAGATACGGTAGTGCAAGCATCTGCCATTGGCGCACTGGCGCGGATAGGGGAAGCATCGGTAACGCCTTTATTAGAAGTGCTGGCTGCCAAGGAATCTACTGAAAGCAATAAAGGTCATGCAGCTTGGGCTTTAGCGTTTATTGGTGCTAAGGCAAAAGATAAGCTATACGAAGTTTATGACTCAGACTCTCCTGAAGTTCGGGCTGCGGTGGTAGGTGCGATCGCCAAAGTAGTAGAAGAAGACCGCCATGATGCTAAGGCATTGAATTTATTAGTTACATCTTTACAAGATCCTGCAACCAACGTTCGTAGTGAAGCAGCAGCCGTACTGGGTAACCTAAAATATCAGCCAGCTATTCCTGATTTGAGATTATTGCTAAATCATGCAGAGGCAGAAACCCGCAAATCAGCAGCTTTATCCTTGATGAAAATTGGCGATCGCGATTCTATTGAGTCGTTACAGACTGCTTTAGATCGAGAAAAAGATGAAGGGGTCAAAAAAGCGATCGCTTTGGCTATATCTTTACTAGAAAGACAAAATGACGAAGATGATTGGTAA
- the hpnA gene encoding hopanoid-associated sugar epimerase, translated as MRAFITGGTGFIGANLVRLLLQQGYVVKALVRENSCLDNLTSLDVEIVRGDLNDRHLAQEMSDCQVLFHVAAQYSLWQSDRELLYRSNVLGTRNILSCARQAGIERTVYTSSVAAIGVNDGVAVNETYQSPVDKLVGYYKKSKYYAEQEAVKAVQQGQDIVIVNPSTPIGALDLKPTPTGEIIVRFLQRKMPFYVDTGLNLIDVKDVAWGHILALEKGITGDRYILGNQNLTFAQLLDKLAKITGLPAPKSTIPYWIPYSVAWLEESIFARLGKQPTIAIDGVRMSKQKMFYDATKAVSKLSLPQSSIDQALEDAVGWFSQRVKDEE; from the coding sequence ATGCGGGCATTTATTACGGGTGGGACGGGTTTTATCGGCGCAAATTTAGTTAGGCTATTGTTACAGCAAGGCTATGTAGTTAAAGCTCTAGTAAGGGAAAATAGCTGTTTAGATAATCTGACATCTTTGGATGTAGAAATTGTTAGAGGAGATTTAAACGATCGCCATTTAGCTCAAGAAATGTCTGACTGTCAGGTATTATTTCATGTTGCTGCCCAATATTCTCTATGGCAAAGCGATCGCGAATTACTCTATCGTAGCAATGTTTTAGGTACACGCAATATTTTAAGCTGCGCCCGTCAAGCAGGTATTGAAAGAACTGTATATACTAGCTCGGTAGCAGCGATTGGAGTCAATGATGGCGTGGCAGTCAACGAAACCTATCAAAGCCCCGTAGATAAACTAGTAGGATATTATAAAAAGTCTAAGTATTACGCCGAACAAGAAGCAGTAAAAGCAGTCCAGCAGGGACAAGATATAGTGATTGTTAACCCCAGTACACCCATAGGTGCGTTAGATCTTAAGCCAACTCCCACGGGAGAAATTATTGTTCGTTTTCTGCAACGAAAAATGCCTTTTTATGTGGATACAGGATTAAACTTAATTGATGTCAAGGATGTAGCTTGGGGTCATATTTTGGCACTAGAAAAAGGGATAACAGGCGATCGCTATATTTTAGGCAATCAAAATTTAACTTTTGCTCAATTATTAGATAAGTTAGCCAAAATTACAGGTTTACCTGCACCAAAATCGACTATCCCCTATTGGATACCTTATAGTGTTGCTTGGCTAGAAGAAAGCATTTTTGCCAGGCTGGGTAAGCAGCCGACGATTGCTATTGATGGGGTACGAATGTCAAAACAAAAAATGTTTTACGATGCCACAAAAGCCGTGAGCAAATTGAGTTTACCCCAGTCTAGTATCGATCAGGCTTTAGAAGATGCGGTGGGCTGGTTTTCCCAAAGGGTGAAGGATGAAGAATAA
- a CDS encoding phytanoyl-CoA dioxygenase family protein, whose amino-acid sequence MNNLSQLRDKIKNKSKKAALKATNLIQNSFGLSGGNMTQHDRVVFDLKGYIVIPAVLNKDEVKVIKDLVLRQKNDPESLPPHERYLPGGAFAKLIDHPAVMNVLLDVIDPDVNKIRLENAFLSYREKGEGEWNPHAGGPTTNPNYAYNFQDGRIYAGMTRVVWELNEVLEDKGGTCFIPGSHKANYNIRTNPVTTIDARDSGLWESYSCPPGSLIIFSEAVRHSGDIWQNPHNPRAAIFCAYNHINVRHHKPTIPPEVIANLDPKHQRFFREVYHPLFD is encoded by the coding sequence ATGAATAATTTATCTCAACTTCGAGACAAGATAAAAAATAAAAGCAAAAAAGCTGCCCTAAAAGCCACAAACTTAATTCAAAATAGCTTTGGTCTTTCAGGAGGAAACATGACTCAGCACGATCGCGTAGTATTCGATCTTAAGGGTTATATTGTTATACCCGCCGTATTAAACAAGGATGAAGTCAAGGTAATCAAAGATTTGGTACTGCGCCAAAAGAATGATCCAGAGTCGTTACCACCCCACGAGCGTTATTTACCAGGAGGAGCTTTTGCTAAACTAATTGACCATCCTGCGGTGATGAATGTGTTGCTAGATGTAATCGATCCAGATGTCAATAAGATCCGTTTGGAAAACGCTTTTTTGAGCTACCGAGAAAAAGGAGAAGGAGAGTGGAATCCTCATGCAGGTGGCCCAACTACCAACCCTAACTATGCCTATAATTTTCAGGATGGCAGAATTTATGCGGGTATGACGCGGGTAGTCTGGGAATTAAATGAGGTTTTAGAAGATAAAGGCGGGACTTGTTTTATCCCAGGAAGCCACAAAGCAAACTATAATATTCGCACTAATCCTGTTACCACTATAGATGCTAGAGATTCAGGACTGTGGGAAAGCTATAGCTGTCCTCCTGGCTCATTGATAATTTTCTCAGAAGCAGTCAGACACTCAGGTGATATTTGGCAAAATCCTCACAACCCTCGTGCAGCAATTTTCTGTGCTTATAACCACATCAATGTTCGCCATCATAAGCCAACTATTCCCCCAGAAGTTATTGCCAATTTAGATCCTAAACATCAGCGTTTTTTCAGGGAAGTCTATCATCCTTTGTTTGATTAA
- a CDS encoding alpha/beta fold hydrolase translates to MNNLSKPMLKSKIIGLVIIVLTLGILFKFLLLKGTTKKLLAKCNSQQVCKNQSVVVLHGLVRSSASMNKVSQALNESGYTVCNIQYPSRKHSISELATDFVYPEIQQCLDNLEQPIDFVTHSLGGIIVRQLAQSTDIKINRVVMLSPPNHGSELVDKLKILPLFGLINGQAGLSLGTEANSIPNTLAEVTFETGIIVGNKSYNPVYSYLIPGADDGKVAVSSAKVARMKDFLVVPHSHSFMMNSDAVIKQTLGFLENGNFAR, encoded by the coding sequence ATGAATAATTTAAGCAAACCGATGCTCAAAAGTAAGATTATTGGTTTAGTGATTATCGTTTTAACTTTAGGAATACTATTCAAATTTTTGTTGCTAAAAGGTACGACCAAAAAGTTATTAGCAAAATGTAATTCCCAGCAAGTATGTAAAAATCAGTCTGTCGTAGTTTTGCATGGTTTGGTTCGTTCTTCTGCATCAATGAATAAGGTTAGTCAGGCTTTGAATGAGTCAGGTTACACTGTCTGCAATATTCAGTATCCTTCTAGAAAACACAGTATATCTGAATTAGCTACTGATTTTGTCTATCCAGAAATTCAACAGTGTTTAGATAATTTGGAGCAACCGATTGATTTTGTGACCCATTCTTTAGGAGGAATAATTGTTAGGCAATTAGCTCAATCAACTGACATTAAAATAAATCGTGTAGTAATGCTTAGTCCGCCTAATCACGGTAGCGAATTAGTAGATAAGCTAAAAATACTGCCGTTGTTTGGGTTAATTAATGGTCAGGCTGGTTTGTCTTTAGGTACTGAAGCTAATTCTATTCCTAATACCTTGGCAGAGGTGACTTTTGAAACAGGCATCATTGTAGGCAATAAAAGCTACAATCCAGTTTATTCCTATTTAATACCTGGGGCTGATGATGGCAAAGTGGCGGTATCTAGTGCAAAAGTTGCCAGGATGAAAGACTTTCTGGTTGTCCCCCATAGTCATAGTTTTATGATGAATAGTGATGCTGTTATTAAGCAGACGCTCGGCTTTCTAGAAAATGGTAATTTTGCTCGATGA
- a CDS encoding tryptophan-rich sensory protein translates to MSILAAFGTNIVANINPPKGLTIGQISNKFFDDILITPANYAFAIWGIIYFGLISFAVYQALPRQRSNLLLQQIGYKLAISSLAQIAWVFCFLYRQYSASFLAMLGILLPLMAAYWCLPFKSTTNRHHRINKQDKWLIRIPISIYLSWISVATIVNGATVLKSWQWGGWGISAEIWTIIMLLLAAFITHLISIPRLDFPYAGVFVWALIAIAVKNADKLIISGTAIGLSLALTTLILSFSFYAPSYRNIENS, encoded by the coding sequence GTGTCTATCTTGGCAGCTTTCGGCACGAATATTGTAGCCAACATCAATCCACCCAAGGGTTTAACTATTGGTCAAATTTCCAACAAGTTTTTTGACGATATTTTGATTACTCCTGCCAATTATGCTTTTGCTATCTGGGGCATAATTTATTTTGGTTTAATTAGTTTTGCTGTGTACCAAGCTCTCCCTAGACAAAGAAGCAATTTGTTGTTACAGCAAATTGGCTACAAGCTAGCAATTTCTTCCTTGGCTCAAATTGCCTGGGTATTTTGCTTTCTATATCGGCAATATAGCGCTTCTTTCTTGGCAATGTTAGGCATATTGCTGCCTCTGATGGCTGCTTATTGGTGTTTACCTTTTAAATCTACTACTAATCGTCATCACCGCATAAACAAACAGGATAAATGGTTAATTCGTATTCCTATTAGTATCTATTTATCTTGGATTAGCGTGGCAACAATAGTTAATGGAGCAACTGTTTTAAAATCTTGGCAGTGGGGTGGCTGGGGCATAAGCGCAGAGATCTGGACAATTATTATGCTGCTGCTGGCTGCTTTTATTACTCATTTAATTAGTATCCCCCGACTCGATTTCCCTTATGCTGGGGTGTTTGTTTGGGCATTAATTGCGATCGCCGTTAAAAATGCCGATAAACTTATTATCTCAGGTACAGCGATCGGCTTAAGTCTGGCTTTGACTACTTTGATTTTATCTTTTAGTTTTTATGCTCCAAGCTATCGAAATATAGAGAATAGTTGA
- the ilvC gene encoding ketol-acid reductoisomerase has protein sequence MARMYYDEDANLDLLKDKTVAILGYGSQGHAHALNLKDSGVNVIVGLYPSSKSKAKAEADGLKVHSVEDAAKAADLIMILLPDEVQRQVYTEQVAPHLTDGKMLAFAHGFNIHFGQIVPPSTVDVMMVAPKGPGHLVRRTYTQGQGVPCLFAVYQDATGQARDRAMAYAKGVGGTRAGILETSFREETETDLFGEQAVLCGGLSALIKTGFETLVEAGYQPELAYFECLHEVKLIVDLIVEGGLAKMRDSISNTAEYGDYTRGPRIINESTRAEMRKILREIQQGDFARDFILENQAGKPGFTATRRLESEHPIEEVGKDVRAHFSWLKNDQ, from the coding sequence ATGGCGCGGATGTATTACGATGAAGATGCTAACTTAGACCTATTGAAAGACAAGACGGTAGCGATTCTTGGCTATGGTTCTCAAGGACACGCCCACGCTCTAAACCTCAAAGATAGCGGTGTAAACGTAATTGTTGGCTTATATCCTTCAAGTAAATCAAAAGCCAAGGCAGAAGCAGATGGTTTAAAAGTTCATTCTGTAGAAGATGCAGCCAAAGCAGCGGATCTAATTATGATTTTGCTACCAGATGAGGTTCAAAGGCAAGTTTATACCGAGCAAGTTGCACCACACTTAACAGACGGTAAAATGTTAGCCTTTGCTCACGGGTTCAATATCCACTTTGGTCAAATTGTTCCTCCTAGCACGGTAGACGTAATGATGGTTGCACCTAAAGGGCCTGGACATTTAGTCAGACGTACCTATACTCAAGGACAGGGTGTACCTTGTCTGTTTGCAGTTTATCAAGATGCAACTGGTCAAGCACGCGATCGCGCTATGGCTTATGCTAAAGGTGTAGGTGGTACAAGAGCAGGTATTTTAGAAACCTCCTTTAGAGAAGAAACCGAAACAGATTTATTTGGCGAACAGGCTGTTCTTTGTGGCGGATTGAGTGCCTTAATCAAAACGGGTTTTGAAACCTTAGTTGAAGCGGGTTATCAGCCTGAATTAGCTTATTTTGAATGTTTGCACGAAGTTAAGCTAATTGTCGATTTAATTGTCGAGGGTGGTTTAGCAAAGATGCGCGACAGTATTTCTAATACCGCCGAATATGGTGACTATACCCGTGGTCCTAGAATAATTAACGAAAGTACTCGCGCTGAGATGCGTAAAATTCTCCGAGAAATTCAGCAGGGAGACTTTGCCAGAGACTTTATTCTCGAAAACCAAGCTGGTAAACCTGGATTTACTGCTACTCGCCGTTTAGAATCAGAACATCCTATCGAAGAAGTAGGTAAAGATGTTCGCGCTCACTTTAGCTGGCTTAAAAATGACCAGTAA
- a CDS encoding cupin domain-containing protein, producing the protein MKNKERIRNIFDLPTKLPQEELFEALVDNDNVLVEKVVSTGQITPEGEWYDQERDEWLIVFQGEGKLGYEDGSHIKLTTGDYLFIPAHQKHRVEYTSTEPPCIWLTIFF; encoded by the coding sequence ATGAAGAATAAGGAAAGAATAAGAAATATATTTGATTTGCCAACTAAATTACCTCAAGAAGAACTATTCGAGGCGTTGGTAGATAATGATAACGTTCTGGTTGAAAAAGTAGTTTCTACAGGACAGATTACCCCAGAAGGAGAATGGTATGACCAAGAGCGAGATGAATGGTTAATTGTCTTTCAAGGAGAAGGAAAACTTGGTTATGAAGACGGTTCTCATATTAAGCTAACCACAGGGGATTATCTATTTATTCCTGCTCATCAAAAACATCGAGTTGAGTATACCAGTACTGAACCTCCCTGTATTTGGCTCACGATCTTTTTTTAA
- a CDS encoding alpha/beta hydrolase: MLKKLGFIVTGVCVILYIFICLILRFGQTKLIFQPDDLIKSTPEKYNLYYEDVWIAIDQEKIHGWWIPYRQKTAPVLLYFHGNGSNNGDLPGIAAMFNQLKLSVLLIDYRGYGKSSPRFPNETRVYEDADAAWEYLTKKRQIKPQNIFIYGHSLGGAIAINLAIKHPQMAGLITEGTFTSMKEIAGFNRAFRLFPLDWIITQRFDSITKIKSLQTPLLIFHGSADQTIPAYMAQKLFNAAPEPKQLVIIPQATHNNVHQAGGQEYFQTLQRFIQANSEAAHP; the protein is encoded by the coding sequence ATGTTAAAAAAACTTGGTTTTATTGTTACTGGAGTTTGTGTAATCCTATACATTTTTATCTGTTTAATATTACGTTTCGGACAAACCAAATTAATATTTCAGCCAGATGACTTAATTAAATCAACTCCCGAAAAATATAATTTATATTATGAAGATGTTTGGATTGCTATAGACCAAGAAAAAATTCATGGATGGTGGATTCCCTATCGTCAAAAAACTGCTCCAGTTTTGCTGTATTTTCACGGTAATGGCAGTAATAATGGGGATTTACCTGGGATTGCTGCTATGTTTAATCAGTTAAAATTATCGGTTTTATTGATAGACTATCGAGGCTATGGCAAAAGTAGTCCTAGATTTCCGAATGAAACAAGGGTATACGAAGATGCTGATGCAGCCTGGGAATACTTAACTAAAAAACGCCAAATAAAGCCTCAGAATATCTTTATCTACGGTCATTCATTAGGTGGCGCGATCGCCATAAATTTAGCAATAAAACACCCGCAGATGGCTGGATTAATTACCGAAGGAACTTTTACTTCTATGAAAGAGATTGCTGGATTTAATCGAGCTTTCCGACTTTTTCCTTTAGATTGGATTATTACTCAACGCTTTGATTCGATTACTAAAATAAAGTCTCTACAAACTCCTTTATTAATATTTCATGGTAGTGCTGATCAAACTATTCCTGCTTATATGGCGCAGAAGCTCTTTAATGCTGCACCAGAACCGAAACAGCTAGTGATTATTCCTCAAGCAACACATAATAATGTGCATCAAGCAGGAGGTCAAGAGTATTTTCAGACTTTACAAAGGTTTATTCAAGCTAATTCTGAAGCTGCTCATCCTTAA